A genomic window from Micromonospora ferruginea includes:
- a CDS encoding M50 family metallopeptidase: MPLIDGLTTLWDTLLSAQPDPPPLLVVLTAVAALVVVATRLPWRIARNAVTIAHEGGHALAALLTGRRLHGIRLHSDTSGLTLSAGRPSGPGMILTLLAGYVAPSLLGLGGAWLLAGNRITLLLWLAVALLLAMLLLIRNLFGALSLLVTGGVVLAVSWYTSPQVQAAFAWTSVWFLLFGGVRPVFELRRQRSRGRMPESDADQLARLTPVPPLAWVGVFLLVAVGALVAGGLLLAGPILADAGLTG; encoded by the coding sequence ATGCCCCTGATCGACGGCCTCACCACGCTCTGGGACACCCTGCTGAGCGCTCAGCCGGACCCGCCGCCGCTGCTGGTGGTGCTCACCGCCGTGGCCGCGCTCGTTGTGGTCGCCACCCGGCTGCCCTGGCGGATCGCCCGCAACGCGGTGACCATCGCGCACGAGGGCGGCCACGCGTTGGCGGCCCTGCTCACCGGCCGGCGCCTGCACGGCATCCGGCTGCACTCGGACACGTCCGGGCTGACGCTGTCCGCCGGCCGCCCGAGTGGGCCCGGCATGATCCTCACGCTGCTCGCCGGGTACGTCGCCCCGTCGCTGCTCGGTCTCGGTGGCGCGTGGCTGCTCGCCGGCAACCGGATCACGCTGCTGCTCTGGCTGGCGGTGGCGCTGCTGCTGGCCATGCTGCTGCTGATCCGCAACCTCTTCGGCGCGCTGTCGCTGCTGGTCACCGGCGGCGTCGTGCTCGCCGTCTCCTGGTACACCTCGCCACAGGTCCAGGCCGCGTTCGCCTGGACCTCGGTCTGGTTCCTGCTGTTCGGTGGCGTCCGGCCGGTCTTCGAGCTGCGACGCCAGCGCAGCCGGGGCCGGATGCCGGAGTCGGACGCGGACCAGCTCGCCCGGCTCACGCCGGTCCCGCCGCTGGCCTGGGTGGGCGTGTTCCTACTGGTCGCCGTCGGCGCGCTGGTCGCCGGTGGACTGCTGCTCGCCGGCCCGATCCTCGCCGACGCCGGCCTCACCGGCTGA
- a CDS encoding Uma2 family endonuclease gives MGPWTETDYLALGDSQDRIELLDGALIVSPAPSRRHQRVARRLANAVELAAEPVGLLVYDAINVRLGSDRIVIPDLVVTDADDDGVVLSAERVTLVGEIVSPGNAAADRLVKMQLYAIARIPFYLLVEQDGDSHSLRLHRLDGGHYVEDAVAKAGETLSVTEPFRWAMDPAALR, from the coding sequence GTGGGTCCATGGACCGAGACCGACTACCTGGCTTTGGGCGACAGCCAAGACCGCATCGAACTGCTCGACGGGGCCCTGATCGTGAGCCCTGCCCCGAGCCGGCGACACCAACGGGTGGCCCGACGGTTGGCGAACGCCGTCGAGCTGGCGGCTGAGCCGGTCGGCCTGCTCGTCTACGACGCGATCAATGTGCGGCTGGGCTCCGACCGAATCGTCATCCCGGACCTGGTCGTCACGGATGCCGACGACGACGGAGTGGTCCTCAGCGCCGAACGGGTCACGCTGGTCGGCGAGATCGTGTCGCCCGGCAACGCCGCCGCCGACCGGCTGGTCAAGATGCAGCTCTACGCGATCGCCCGCATCCCGTTCTACCTGCTGGTCGAGCAGGACGGGGACAGCCACTCACTGCGGCTGCACCGGTTGGACGGGGGGCACTACGTCGAGGATGCGGTGGCCAAGGCCGGTGAGACGCTGAGCGTGACCGAGCCGTTCCGCTGGGCGATGGATCCGGCCGCCCTCCGATGA
- a CDS encoding GH25 family lysozyme, producing MARTRLSVRRLLATGLTVAATAAAALVATGGPAAAATTPGVDVSRYQGSINWTSARNAGIQFAFIKATEGTSYKDPNFNTNYVNAYNAGVIRGAYHFARPNISAGSTQAGYLASNGGAWSADSRTLPAALDIEANPYSGGYCYGLSTTGMRNWIQDFLNTYRSRTGRYAVIYTTTSWWNQCTGSWTGPWANHPLWLARWSSTPGALPAGASVWSFWQYTSTGSVSGISGNVDRNYWNGDRTRLIALANNT from the coding sequence ATGGCCCGTACCAGACTCTCCGTGCGCCGGCTTCTCGCCACCGGCCTGACCGTCGCCGCCACCGCGGCCGCGGCCCTCGTGGCGACCGGCGGACCGGCCGCCGCCGCGACCACCCCCGGCGTCGACGTCTCCCGCTACCAGGGCAGCATCAACTGGACCAGCGCGCGCAACGCCGGCATCCAGTTCGCCTTCATCAAGGCCACCGAGGGCACCAGCTACAAGGACCCCAACTTCAACACCAACTACGTGAACGCCTACAACGCCGGCGTGATCCGGGGCGCCTACCACTTCGCCCGCCCGAACATCTCCGCCGGCTCCACCCAGGCCGGCTACCTGGCCAGCAACGGCGGCGCCTGGTCGGCGGACAGCCGTACGCTGCCCGCCGCGCTGGACATCGAAGCCAACCCGTACAGCGGCGGCTACTGCTACGGCCTGAGCACCACCGGCATGCGCAACTGGATCCAGGACTTCCTCAACACCTACCGCTCCCGCACCGGCCGGTACGCGGTCATCTACACCACGACGAGCTGGTGGAACCAGTGCACCGGCAGTTGGACCGGCCCGTGGGCCAACCACCCGCTCTGGCTCGCCCGCTGGTCCAGCACGCCGGGCGCCCTGCCGGCCGGCGCCTCGGTCTGGAGCTTCTGGCAGTACACCAGCACCGGCAGCGTCTCCGGGATCAGCGGCAACGTGGACCGCAACTACTGGAACGGCGACCGGACCCGGCTGATCGCCCTGGCCAACAACACCTGA
- a CDS encoding serine/threonine-protein kinase, whose protein sequence is MSNALPQLVADRYRLLTPLGQGGMGRVWKARDEVLHRDVAIKELVPPPGLTPDERREMRERSLREARAIARLNNINVVRIFDVLRTDGDPWIVMEYVASKSLQDTIAEDGPVSVAKAVEIGLGVLGALKAAHKAGIMHRDVKPGNVLLGEDGRVVLTDFGLATIPGDPNVTRTGMVLGSPAYISPERARDGTAGPEADLWSLGATLYAAVEGKSPYARPSAIATLAALATEPMPPPRNAGPLKPVLQGLLRKDPDERITAEVAERMLRKVGGRRGVKGISLLDGVRRPGPNGPRAPRPPLVPAPRPADEQVERAASGVAATGGAAATADPTAKVPAPTSDAGPTAKVTPPVADPTTKLDADDATRVDDSGPALDETRLDGEPVPAAPAQRSAPVPVSPAPSDSTPVSAAPVSPAPSTGRATVLPGVKDSPNRRNLLIGALVLLLLVGLVVAVPLLNRGDDDGDGGGPTAGSSVASAGPPAPTASASPSASASPSGASASPTPSASASPSASAFTLPAGWKYYTGSNGFKVPIPNGFEAKPGNNQVVLYEVGGARRVLFMQWTSSPQKDALADWKDQEPNRRNYVRNYEYVNITRCNYYRTCADWDWLETRSGNVRFHVRNRGVATATNRGYALRWEVPAKDWQANLPAFDIITKGFVPDRRN, encoded by the coding sequence ATGTCGAACGCACTTCCCCAACTCGTCGCTGACCGGTATCGGCTCCTCACGCCGCTCGGTCAGGGCGGCATGGGTCGCGTCTGGAAGGCGCGGGACGAGGTGCTGCACCGCGACGTCGCCATCAAGGAGTTGGTCCCGCCGCCCGGCCTCACCCCGGACGAGCGCCGCGAGATGCGCGAACGCTCGCTGCGCGAGGCGCGGGCCATCGCCCGGCTGAACAACATCAACGTGGTCCGCATCTTCGACGTGCTGCGCACCGACGGCGACCCGTGGATCGTCATGGAATACGTCGCGTCGAAGTCGTTGCAGGACACGATCGCCGAGGACGGCCCGGTCTCGGTGGCCAAGGCGGTCGAGATCGGCCTCGGCGTGCTGGGCGCGCTGAAGGCCGCGCACAAGGCCGGCATCATGCACCGCGACGTCAAGCCGGGCAACGTGCTGCTCGGCGAGGACGGTCGGGTGGTGCTCACCGACTTCGGCCTGGCCACGATTCCCGGCGACCCGAACGTGACCCGCACCGGCATGGTGCTGGGCTCGCCCGCCTACATCTCGCCGGAGCGGGCGCGGGACGGCACGGCCGGGCCGGAGGCCGACCTGTGGTCGCTGGGCGCCACGCTCTACGCCGCCGTCGAGGGCAAGTCGCCCTACGCGCGCCCGTCGGCGATCGCCACACTGGCCGCGCTCGCCACCGAGCCGATGCCGCCGCCGCGCAACGCCGGGCCGCTCAAGCCGGTGCTCCAGGGCCTGCTGCGCAAGGACCCCGACGAGCGGATCACCGCCGAGGTGGCGGAGCGCATGCTGCGCAAGGTCGGCGGTCGGCGGGGAGTCAAGGGCATCTCGCTGCTGGACGGCGTACGCCGGCCGGGGCCGAACGGTCCGCGCGCGCCGCGCCCGCCGCTGGTGCCGGCGCCGCGCCCGGCCGACGAGCAGGTCGAACGCGCGGCCTCCGGGGTCGCGGCCACCGGGGGTGCGGCGGCGACCGCCGACCCGACCGCGAAGGTGCCGGCGCCGACCTCCGACGCGGGGCCGACCGCGAAGGTGACGCCGCCGGTCGCCGACCCGACGACGAAGCTGGACGCCGACGACGCGACCCGGGTGGACGACTCCGGTCCGGCGCTGGACGAGACGCGTCTCGACGGCGAGCCGGTTCCGGCCGCTCCCGCGCAGCGCTCGGCCCCGGTGCCGGTCAGCCCGGCCCCGTCGGACTCCACGCCGGTCAGCGCGGCGCCGGTCAGCCCCGCGCCGTCGACCGGCCGGGCGACGGTGCTGCCGGGGGTCAAGGATTCGCCGAACCGGCGCAACCTGCTGATCGGCGCGCTGGTCCTGCTGTTGCTGGTGGGCCTGGTCGTGGCGGTGCCGCTGCTGAACCGCGGCGACGACGACGGTGACGGTGGCGGCCCGACGGCCGGCTCCTCGGTGGCGTCGGCGGGTCCGCCCGCGCCGACGGCCAGCGCGTCGCCGAGTGCCAGCGCCTCGCCAAGCGGTGCGTCGGCCAGCCCGACGCCCTCGGCCAGCGCGTCGCCGTCGGCCTCGGCCTTCACGTTGCCGGCCGGCTGGAAGTACTACACCGGCTCGAACGGCTTCAAGGTGCCGATTCCGAACGGCTTCGAGGCCAAGCCGGGCAACAACCAGGTCGTGCTCTACGAGGTCGGCGGTGCCCGCCGCGTCCTGTTCATGCAGTGGACGTCCAGCCCGCAGAAGGACGCGTTGGCGGACTGGAAGGACCAGGAGCCGAACCGGCGCAACTACGTCCGGAACTACGAGTACGTCAACATCACCCGGTGCAACTACTACCGGACCTGCGCCGACTGGGACTGGCTGGAGACGCGTAGCGGCAACGTCCGGTTCCACGTGCGCAACCGGGGCGTCGCGACGGCCACCAACCGTGGCTACGCGTTGCGCTGGGAGGTCCCGGCGAAGGACTGGCAGGCCAACCTGCCCGCCTTCGACATCATCACCAAGGGGTTCGTGCCGGACCGGAGGAACTGA
- a CDS encoding acyl-CoA carboxylase subunit epsilon, which translates to MSAEEPMFRVVRGVPTAEELAALVGAIVVRTRPVAAAAPPVVSRWAHSARPAGATLAAGPGAWRASGLPR; encoded by the coding sequence ATGTCTGCCGAAGAGCCGATGTTCCGGGTCGTCCGTGGCGTGCCCACCGCCGAGGAGCTGGCCGCTCTGGTCGGCGCGATCGTGGTCCGCACCCGGCCCGTCGCCGCCGCCGCGCCGCCCGTCGTGTCGCGGTGGGCGCACAGCGCCCGCCCGGCCGGCGCGACGCTCGCCGCCGGTCCCGGCGCGTGGCGCGCCTCCGGCCTTCCCCGCTGA
- a CDS encoding S8 family serine peptidase — MNLAPLAAAALLLLGGIAPTGTSAERAPDAPGERIRRDQWHLRFLKSAEANAISRGDGVTVAVLDTGVDPHQDLRGNLLAGTSTIPGIPGDGRLDENSHGTGMAGLIAAHGQPDSTGAMGIAPDARIMPIKTSGSANTGQPDDLAAGIDYAVAHHADVISISSTGGVSADLVRSVRVALSSNIVVVAAAGNKPEDSYVGYPATESGVIAVGGIGQSGVVAPVSVDGPEIDVVAPAVDIYSTSYDGKYSKGTGTSSATAIVAGAAALIRSKYPDLPAAEVAHRLTATAIDRGPPGRDDQYGYGIIDLVAALTADVPPIGFESTGVTAPASTAAAPGTGDGGSTARGLATLGVLLAAGGGYLVWRRRRRAGDPPPRISR; from the coding sequence GTGAATCTAGCACCTCTCGCCGCTGCGGCGCTTCTACTCCTAGGCGGGATCGCACCTACTGGAACAAGCGCAGAGCGGGCACCGGATGCACCAGGGGAGCGCATCCGCAGGGACCAGTGGCATCTCCGCTTTCTCAAGTCAGCCGAGGCCAATGCAATCAGCAGAGGCGACGGGGTGACAGTCGCAGTACTGGACACCGGAGTCGATCCTCACCAAGACCTCCGAGGCAACCTCCTAGCCGGCACATCGACCATCCCAGGAATACCTGGCGATGGGCGCCTTGATGAGAATAGTCACGGAACGGGAATGGCTGGACTGATCGCAGCCCATGGCCAGCCGGACAGTACAGGGGCAATGGGAATTGCCCCTGATGCCCGGATAATGCCTATTAAGACTTCAGGCTCAGCCAACACTGGTCAGCCAGATGACTTAGCCGCCGGCATTGACTATGCGGTAGCCCATCACGCAGACGTGATAAGCATTTCGAGCACTGGCGGCGTAAGTGCCGATCTGGTTAGGTCAGTACGGGTCGCACTATCGTCGAACATAGTGGTAGTTGCAGCAGCCGGAAACAAGCCCGAAGACTCGTATGTGGGGTATCCGGCCACAGAATCCGGCGTGATTGCAGTGGGAGGCATTGGCCAATCAGGAGTTGTTGCCCCCGTTTCGGTTGACGGGCCGGAGATCGATGTTGTTGCTCCGGCTGTCGATATCTACAGCACCAGCTATGACGGCAAGTATTCGAAGGGGACTGGCACCTCCAGTGCCACCGCGATCGTCGCGGGTGCCGCCGCTCTGATCCGCTCCAAATATCCGGACCTCCCCGCGGCCGAGGTCGCGCACCGGCTCACCGCGACCGCCATCGACAGGGGACCACCCGGCCGCGACGACCAGTACGGCTACGGGATCATCGACCTGGTCGCCGCGCTCACCGCCGACGTACCCCCGATCGGTTTTGAGTCCACCGGCGTCACCGCGCCGGCCTCGACGGCGGCCGCGCCCGGCACCGGCGACGGCGGAAGCACCGCCCGGGGCCTGGCGACCCTCGGGGTGTTGCTGGCTGCGGGGGGCGGTTATCTGGTCTGGCGTCGCCGTCGACGTGCCGGCGACCCGCCGCCGCGGATCAGCCGGTAG
- a CDS encoding Maf family protein — MSTSVPLRLVLASQSPARRKLLQAAGIEPDVLVSGVDESQVVCERAEDLCLELARLKAQAVLGRLRPAVDERTLVLGCDSVLAFDGEILGKPADAVDATRRWRRMRGRSGVLHTGHCLIDVTHEARAEAVASTTVHFADISDEEIAAYVATGEPLAVAGAFTIDGLGGAFLTGIEGDPGTVVGLSLPLLRRLLADLELRLVDLWSKVAPGGQEIEHLG; from the coding sequence GTGTCGACCTCCGTGCCGTTGCGCCTCGTCCTCGCCTCGCAGAGTCCTGCCCGCCGCAAGCTGCTCCAGGCCGCCGGCATCGAGCCCGACGTGCTGGTCAGCGGCGTCGACGAGTCGCAGGTGGTCTGTGAGCGGGCGGAGGATCTCTGTCTGGAACTCGCGCGGCTGAAGGCTCAGGCCGTGCTCGGCCGGCTGCGTCCCGCCGTGGACGAACGCACGCTGGTGCTCGGCTGCGACTCGGTGCTCGCGTTCGACGGGGAGATTCTGGGCAAGCCGGCCGACGCGGTGGATGCCACCCGGCGGTGGCGGCGGATGCGCGGGCGCAGCGGCGTCCTGCACACCGGGCACTGCCTGATCGACGTGACGCACGAGGCGCGCGCCGAGGCGGTCGCGTCGACCACCGTGCACTTCGCCGACATCAGCGACGAGGAGATCGCCGCCTACGTGGCGACCGGCGAGCCGCTGGCGGTGGCCGGCGCGTTCACCATCGACGGGCTGGGCGGGGCGTTCCTGACCGGCATCGAGGGTGATCCGGGCACGGTGGTGGGGCTCTCCCTGCCGCTGCTGCGCCGGCTCCTCGCCGACCTGGAGCTGCGCCTGGTCGACCTGTGGTCGAAGGTCGCGCCGGGGGGCCAGGAGATCGAGCATCTCGGCTAA
- a CDS encoding O-methyltransferase: MTTKPLPLTPELHAYLVAHGSDPDDVVRELAEETRAALPAEADMQVAPEQAAFLTFLTQLLGVRQAVEVGTFTGLSSLAIARGLAEGGRLTCFDISEEYTGVARRYWARAGVEDRIELRIGPAAETLRELPRERHLDFAFIDADKVGYPVYWDELVPRMRPGAVIAVDNTLRAGRVLAPRNADDRAIAAFNDEVIADVRVEAVMLPIADGVTLARVR; encoded by the coding sequence ATGACCACGAAGCCGTTGCCGCTGACCCCGGAACTGCACGCCTACCTGGTGGCCCACGGGTCCGACCCGGACGACGTCGTCCGGGAGTTGGCCGAGGAGACCCGGGCGGCCCTGCCGGCCGAGGCCGACATGCAGGTCGCGCCGGAACAGGCGGCGTTCCTGACCTTCCTGACCCAACTCCTCGGCGTGCGGCAGGCGGTGGAGGTGGGCACGTTCACCGGCCTGTCCTCGCTGGCGATCGCCCGTGGGTTGGCCGAGGGCGGCCGGCTGACCTGCTTCGACATCTCCGAGGAATACACCGGTGTGGCCCGCCGCTACTGGGCGCGGGCGGGCGTCGAGGACCGGATCGAGTTGCGCATCGGCCCGGCCGCCGAGACGCTGCGTGAGCTGCCCCGGGAGCGTCACCTCGACTTCGCGTTCATCGACGCGGACAAGGTCGGTTACCCGGTCTACTGGGACGAGCTGGTGCCCCGGATGCGCCCCGGCGCGGTCATCGCGGTCGACAACACGCTCCGCGCCGGCCGGGTGCTCGCCCCACGCAACGCGGACGACCGGGCCATCGCCGCCTTCAACGACGAGGTGATCGCGGACGTCCGCGTCGAGGCGGTCATGCTGCCGATCGCCGACGGGGTCACGCTCGCCCGGGTCCGCTGA
- a CDS encoding MFS transporter yields the protein MPRLTRDRTTWLTYAQLGLWGFFLYGFGPVVPLLRDEQGTSAAVAGLHSTGIAVGALAGGALFAPVARRFGRGAAVWLGLAGVAAGVTALGLLRPLPATIAAVAVVATFGMMVISGVNVLLTARHGPAAPAALTEANAVCAGMGILAPLTIGVTVGAGLGWRPVMAVEVGLITLVALAALTFRVRRPKRAPAAAAAARPVVVPALRPVPAAAGVVAATAGPDAGQREIPDGARGTHTGDDRGVRAGSGRLPRAYWIAWVLMAVTGSIEVCLSLWTADVLRTHAGLSAGGASAAVAAIVCGMFAGRLAGGRAALRWPPVPLLLGAFTVSLAGFSLFWASPVGWLAVTGLVVLGLGNALHYPLAIAIALAVAGGAADRAAGWSSYSMAVGFGIAPVALGRVADGVGPHAAFLLLPAFIVVAVLLTVRLGRALRPA from the coding sequence GTGCCCCGCCTCACCCGTGACCGGACCACCTGGCTGACCTACGCCCAGCTCGGCCTCTGGGGCTTCTTCCTCTACGGGTTCGGCCCGGTCGTACCGCTGCTCCGCGACGAGCAGGGCACCAGCGCCGCGGTCGCCGGCCTGCACAGCACCGGCATCGCGGTCGGCGCACTGGCCGGCGGCGCGCTCTTCGCCCCGGTCGCCCGCCGATTCGGGCGAGGCGCGGCCGTCTGGCTCGGCCTGGCCGGCGTCGCCGCCGGCGTCACCGCGCTCGGCCTGCTCCGCCCGCTGCCCGCCACCATCGCCGCCGTCGCGGTCGTCGCCACCTTCGGCATGATGGTGATCAGCGGCGTCAACGTGCTGCTCACCGCCCGGCACGGCCCCGCCGCCCCGGCCGCGCTCACCGAGGCCAACGCCGTCTGCGCCGGCATGGGCATCCTGGCGCCGCTGACCATCGGCGTCACCGTCGGCGCGGGCCTCGGCTGGCGACCGGTGATGGCCGTCGAGGTCGGGCTGATCACGCTCGTCGCGCTCGCCGCCCTGACCTTCCGGGTACGCCGACCGAAGCGCGCCCCCGCTGCCGCGGCTGCCGCCCGACCCGTCGTGGTCCCGGCGCTCCGTCCGGTGCCCGCCGCAGCGGGCGTCGTCGCGGCGACCGCGGGACCGGACGCTGGGCAGCGCGAGATCCCGGACGGTGCGCGCGGGACGCACACCGGCGACGATCGAGGCGTCCGGGCGGGTTCGGGGCGGCTGCCGCGCGCGTACTGGATCGCCTGGGTGTTGATGGCCGTCACCGGGTCGATCGAGGTCTGCCTGTCGCTGTGGACCGCCGACGTGCTCCGCACCCACGCCGGCCTGAGCGCCGGTGGGGCGTCGGCGGCCGTGGCGGCGATCGTCTGCGGCATGTTCGCCGGCCGGCTCGCCGGTGGCCGGGCCGCGCTCCGCTGGCCACCGGTGCCGCTGCTGCTCGGCGCGTTCACCGTCTCCCTCGCCGGGTTCTCGCTGTTCTGGGCGAGCCCGGTCGGCTGGCTCGCGGTCACCGGACTGGTCGTGCTCGGCCTGGGCAACGCGCTGCACTACCCGTTGGCGATCGCCATCGCGCTCGCGGTGGCCGGCGGGGCCGCCGATCGGGCGGCGGGCTGGTCGTCGTACTCGATGGCGGTTGGTTTCGGGATCGCGCCGGTGGCGCTCGGCCGGGTGGCCGACGGCGTCGGACCACACGCGGCCTTCCTGCTGCTGCCCGCGTTCATCGTGGTGGCGGTGCTGCTGACCGTGCGGCTCGGGCGAGCGCTGCGCCCGGCGTGA